Proteins encoded together in one Kwoniella shandongensis chromosome 3, complete sequence window:
- a CDS encoding citrate synthase, mitochondrial: MSMFVSRNALRAQLRPSFARTFASTPAAHAPSLKERLAELIPKEIENVKAVRAAHGGKSFGEVTVDQAYGGMRGIKGLIWEGSVLDADEGIRFRGLTIPEAQAKLPTAPGGSEPLPEGLFWLLLTGEVPTEEQVKGLSQEWAARAEIPKFVEELIDRCPNTLHPMTQFSIAVNALNHDSAFAKAYSNGVHKKEYWKTTFDDSMDLIAKLPAIAGRIFRNVFGDGKVPAIDPNADYSANLATLLGYGENPEFVDLLRLYITIHSDHEGGNVSAHTGHLVGSALSDPFLSFAASLNGLAGPLHGLANQEVLRWVQKMRAQIGEDASDEKVAEYVWSTLKGGQVVPGYGHAVLRKTDPRYTAQREFALKHLPDDPLFKLVGQIYKIVPNILLEAGKAKNPWPNVDAHSGVLLTYYGLHQQDFYTVLFGVSRAFGVVSQLIWDRALGMPLERPKSYSTDAIKKMFENK, translated from the exons ATGAGCATGTTTGTCTCTCGTAACGCCCTTCGAGCTCAG CTCCGACCCTCCTTCGCCAGGACTTTTGCTTCCACTCCTGCTGCTCACGCCCCGTCCCTCAAGGAGCGATTGGCCGAGCTCATCCccaaggagatcgagaatgTGAAGGCCGTCCGAGCTGCCCACGGAGGCAAGAGCTTCGGTGAGGTTACCGTTGACCAGGCTTACGGTGGTATGCGAggtatcaag gGCCTCATCTGGGAAGGTTCCGTCCTCGACGCCGATGAGGGTATCCGATTCCGAGGTCTCACCATCCCTGAGGCTCAGGCCAAGCTCCCCACCGCTCCCGGCGGTTCCGAGCCCCTCCCCGAGGGTCTCTTCTGGCTCCTCCTCACTGGTGAGGTCCCCACCGAAGAGCAAGTCAAGGGTCTCTCCCAGGAGTGGGCCGCCCGTGCCGAGATCCCCAAGTTCGTTGAGGAGCTCATCGACCGATGCCCCAACACCCTCCACCCCATGACTCAGTTCTCCATCGCCGTTAAcgct CTTAACCACGATTCCGCCTTCGCCAAGGCTTACTCTAACGGTGTCCACAAGAAGGAGTACTGGAAGACCACCTTCGACGACTCGATGGACCTCATCGCCAAGCTCCCCGCTATCGCCGGTCGAATCTTCCGAAACGTCTTCGGTGACGGCAAGGTCCCCGCCATCGACCCCAACGCCGACTACTCTGCCAACTTGGCTACTCTCCTCGGTTACGGTGAGAACCCCGAGTTCGTGGACCTCTTGAGATTGTACATCACTATCCACTCTGACCACGAGGGTGGTAACGTCTCT GCCCACACCGGTCACTTGGTCGGTTCCGCTCTTTCGGAccccttcctttctttcgcCGCCTCCCTTAACGGTCTCGCCGGTCCTCTCCACGG TCTTGCCAACCAGGAGGTTCTCCGATGGGTCCAGAAGATGCGAGCTCAGATCGGCGAGGATGCCTCTGACGAGAAGGTTGCCGAGTACGTCTGGTCTACCCTCAAGGGTGGTCAGGTCGTTCCCGGTTACGGTCACGCCGTCTTGAGAAAGACT GACCCTCGATACACCGCTCAACGAGAGTTCGCCCTCAAGCACCTTCCCGACGACCCCCTCTTCAAGCTTGTTGGCCAGATCTACAAGATCGTCCCCAACATCCTTCTCGAGGCCGGTAAGgccaaga ACCCTTGGCCCAATGTGGATGCCCACTCCGGTGTCCTCCTCACCTA CTACGGTCTCCACCAGCAAGACTTCTACACCGTTCTCTTCGGTGTCTCTCGAGCCTTCGGTGTTGTCTCTCAGCTCATCTGGGACCGAGCTCTTGGT ATGCCCCTCGAGAGGCCCAAGTCTTACTCCACCGacgccatcaagaagatgttCGAGAACAAGTAA